Genomic window (Campylobacter ureolyticus ACS-301-V-Sch3b):
TGAGCTTTTAACTCAAATTTAGAATTATCTATAGCATGACATACAAACTCATCAAGTGCATCAAGTTTTATAACTTCAATTTCTTCTTCATTTTGAGAATATAAAATTTTTGAAAACAAATAATTTATAACATTTTCCCAAGCTTTATCATAATTTGTTTCAACGGTTGCAAATTTGATTTTTACTTCTATATTGTTTATGCCTTGATTTGATAATTTTCTCTCAAAAGTTTTTAAATAATAATTTAATTGTGGAGTTTTACAATCAATTACAAATAAAAAATTTCCACCACTATGTCTTCCAATAGGAATATCTTTAAAACCATTTTTTTTAAAAAAATCAGCAAGTTCAAGCACAAATTCTTTAAGAAGTTTATCTCCATTTTTATAACCATATCTAAAATTTATATCTTGGATATTATTTATATTTACTAAAGCTATATTTTTTTGACTATCTTTTCTTAACTCTTTTGAGATTAATTTTAAAATTTCTTTTCGGTTAAAAACATTTGAAACTTGGTCTAAAGTCGTATTTTGAAAAGCAAAATAAATAAAATAAACTACATAATAAACATAACAAACTATTAAAATTACAAATAAAATAGTATCTTTCCAATCATAATTATTTTCTGAAAACATCAAAAAAATTAGAATGATTAGAACTAAAACAAGTGGAAATGCTATCTTTAAAGATAGCACAAACCTTTTTGATCTCTCTTTTTCTTCACTAAATAATCTTGTCATTAAATATCCAAATTCTTAACATCTTTTGCGTGATTTTGAATATATTCTCTTCTTGGTTCAACTTCATCACCCATAAAAAGATTAAATGTATCACTAGCACTTTGTGCATCTTCTATTTTAATTTGGAGTAAATTTCTATTTTCAGGGCTCATTGTTGTTTCCCAAAGTTGTTCTGGGTTCATCTCACCTAAACCTTTATATCTTTGTATATAAGCACCTTTTTTAGCATTTATTTCTATTTCATCAAGTACTTCAATAAAATCTCTTCCAAAATCAAATTCTCTTTGACTAATTTGTCTATAAACATAAATAGCTTCTTCAAAAATATAATTTTCAAACAAATTATCATCTATAACTATTTCTTCCAAACCACTTTCAGTTTGAACATAAATTTGAACACTTTTTTCATTAACATAAGCATTTAAAATATTATAGCCTTTTGATTCAAGATATTTTTTTAAGATTTCATAAATTTTGTCGTTTTCATAACCAGCTAAATCTTCATTTTCAATCATATATCTAATAGCGGTTATAACGCTATATCTTTTTTGAAGTTCATTTAATAAACTCCTATATCTAGCAACAAGTTTTAAATAACTAATTAAATCTTTATTTCCAATTCCTTCAAAATTTACACCCTCAATTCCTGTTTCTATCAAAAACTCATTTAAGGCTTTTTCATCCTTTAAATAAATTTCTTTTTTACCTTTTTTATATCTAAAAAGTGGTGGTTGAGCTAAATAGATATATCCACCTTCAACTAAAGGTTTTAAAAATCTAAAGAAAAATGTCAAAAGCAGAGTTTGGATATGACTTCCATCAACATCAGCATCAGTCATAACAATAATTTTATGATACCTTAGTTTTTCTATATCAAATTCTTCGCCTATTCCGCAACCAAAAGCAGTTATCATATTTTTAATTTCTTCTGAACTTAAAATTCTTTCAATTCTAGCTTTTTCAACATTTAAAATTTTACCACGAAGAGGCAAAATAGCTTGAAAAACTCTATCTCTTCCTTGTTTTGCAGATCCACCAGCACTATCTCCCTCAACTAAGTAAATTTCACTTATTTCAGGATCTTTACTTTGACAATCTGCTAATTTTCCAGGTAGTGTTCCAACACTAAAATTATCTTTTTTTCTAGTTAAATCTCTAGCTCTTTTTGCAGCTTCTCTTCCTCTTGCAGCCATTAAAGCTTTTGCCATTATTGCTTTTGCTTCGTTTGGATTTTCTTCAAAATATTTGGCTAAATTTTCAAAAACCATTTTTTGAACAAGCGGTCTTACATAACTTGATCCAAGTTTTCCTTTTGTTTGACCCTCAAACTGTGGCTCAGGAACTTTAACACTAATTATAGCTATTAAACCCTCTCTTACATCTTCACCTAAAATTTTCATATCTTTTTCTCTTGCAGATGCATTTTCAGTTATATAGGTCGTAATAGCTCTTGTTAAACCTCCTCTAAAACCAGCTTCATGAGTTCCACCTTCTGGAGTTTTTATATTATTTACAAATGAAAATAATTTTTCTTCATAACTTGTATTATATAAAAGTGCAAAATCAATCTCTAAATCCTCTACACTTTCACTAAAAAATACACTTTTTGCAACAACATCTTTTTTATTTAAATCATTTACAAATTGATCAAGCCCACCCTCAAAATGAAATTTCTCTTTTGATCCATCTCTTTGATCTTTTAAATTTATAACAATTTTTGGATTTAAATAAGCAAGTTCTTTAAATCTTGTCATTAAAATCTTTTTTTCAAAATTTGTTGTTTCAAAAATAGTTTCATCAGGCCAAAACTCAATTGTTGTTCCAGTTCTATTTGTTGTTTTTATAATTTCTAAATTTGTAGTTGGAATACCTTTTGCAAACTCTTGCCTATAAACATTTCCATCTTTTTTAATTGTTAAAATAAGTTTTTTTGATAGTGCATTTACAACACTTATTCCAACGCCATGAAGACCACCACTTACTTTATAACTATCTTTATCAAATTTACCACCTGCGTGTAAAACTGTTAAAACAACAGTTGCTGCTGGGATTTTTTCAGTTGGATGAATATCAACAGGAATTCCTCTACCATTATCACTTATGATAACTGAACCTTCATTTGTTATTTCAACTTCTATATCATCACAAAAACCAGCCATTGCTTCATCAATTGAGTTATCAACAACTTCATAAATTAAGTGATGAAGACCACCAATATTTGTATCTCCTATATACATTCCAGGTCTTTTTCTAACTGCTTCAAGACCTTTTAAAACTTTTATATTACCTGCATCGTAATGTTCAAACATCTATTATTTTTCCTTTTTTTATATAATTGTAGGCATTATAACACTTATAAACTCATTTGAGCTTAATACAAATGCCGATCCTGTTGATTTATAATCTAGTTTAAATTCTGTTTCTTCAATGTTATTTAAAAAATCAAAAATAAATTTATTTGTAACTCTTAAAATAATATCTTCACTTAAATTATTTTCAAAGTCAATTTCTGTTTTTGCTTCGGAGTTATTTTCACTAATACTTTCAAATAAAATTGAATTAGGTTTTATTGTGATTTGCATTTTATCACAAATTATTCCTATTGTTTTCATACCTTCTAAAAATTTATCTCTTGGAAGCATGATACTTTGTGAAAAATCAGTTGGAATGACTTTTTCATAATTAGGAAATTTTTTATTAATTAATTTTGTAAAAAACTCAAAATTTTCATTTTTAGCTATTAAAATATTTTCATCATAATAAATTTTAACATCTTCAAAGAAAAGTTTTTGAATTTCATTAATAGCTTTTTTAGGTATTATTATTTGATTGTTTTCTAAATTTTGATTTAAGTTTATTTTATACAAACCAAGTCTTTTAGTATCTGTTCCTACTAAATTTATATAGTTTTCTTTTATATCTATTAAAGCTCCATTTAGTGAATATTGAGGATTATTTACATCAATTGTTGGAAAAATCTTTTTTAAACTTCTTGCAAAATTTAATGAGTTTATATTAAAACTTTTTTTATTATCAATATCTTCAAAGCTTGGGAAATTTTCAGGATTACTTAAAGGAAGTTTAAATTTTGATCTATTTTGTCTTATAAATAAAAAATTATTCATAATTTCAAGTATGATTTCTCCATCTTTTAAGCCTTTTAAAATATTTAATAAAAGATTTCCATTTACACATGAAATTCCATCAACTTGGATATTTACTTCTTTTATATTAATACAAAGTCCTATTTCAAAATCAGTTGCTTTTAAATTTAAAATATTTTCTTTTGCAGTAATTAAGATATTTGAAGTAACTGCAGAAGCATCTTTTTTTTCAGTAAAAGCTACAAGATTTATTAATGCATTGTTAAGTAAGTTTTTTTGAATTACTATTTTCATATTTTTTCCTTTTTATTTTTTGAATTTAGTAGCAGCCGTAGTAGGATTACAACTTATGTGAATATCTACTTTAAAGTTTGATTTTATCGTATTTTTATTTAAAAATAAAATTTGATTTTTTTCACATTCATTCACTATTTTTTCCTTTTAAAATTTTATTTTCAAGTTCTTCAACGCGAATTTTTAAAAACTCATCACTTTCTATAAGTTCATTTATTTTTTTTATATTATGACTAACTGCGCTGTGATCTTTTAATCCAAAAAATCCGGCAATTGCAGGCATTGAGTTTAGTGTTAATTTTTTAGATAAAAATATTCCTATTCTTCTTGCTTCAACAATATTTTTTTTCCTGCTTTTACTTTTTATATCGCTTGGTTTTATATTTAGCTCTTTTGATAGAGTTTTTATAACATCTTCTAAATTTATATTTTCTTTATTTTCTCTTATTTGATCTTGTAAAACATTTTTAGTAAAATCAAGTGTTATTTCAGTTCTCATTAAAGTAGAAAAGGCATTTAGTTTATTAATTGCACTTTCAATTTCACGGATGTTATCACCCATATTTGTTGCGATATATTCTATTATTTTGTTATCTAAGATTATTTTGTTATCTTGGCTTTTTTTTCTAATAATTTCTATTTTAGTTTCAAGTTCAGGTGGTGCAACATCAGCAATAATTCCACTTATAAATCTACTTATTAATCTTTCTTCAAAACCTTTTAAAAATTTTGGTGGTTTATCGCTTATCATAACGATTTGCCCACCAGCTTGTTTAAGCTCATTAAAAGTATTAAAAAATTCTTCTTGAATTTTATCAGTATTTCCTAAAAACTGAATATCATCTACTAATAAAACATCAGGTTTTCTATATTTTTGTCTAAATTTATCCATAGAGGAATTTCTTATATGAAAAGTAAAATCATTTTTAAATTGTTCGCTTGTTATACAAATAACAACTTTACCATTTTCAATACAATAATTTCCAATTGATTGTAAAAGATGTGTTTTTCCAAGCCCACTTGGTCCATAAATAAATAACGGATTATAATCAGCTCCTGGATTTTGAGCTACAAATTTTGAACAAGTATAAGCAAAACGGTTTGATTCACCAACTATAAAATTATCAAATTTATATGATTCTATTAAAATTGTACTTGATAATTTTTTTTCATTTTTTACACTATTTTTTATATTTTTTTCTTTTTGGACATTATCTTTTTTGGAAGTTATTAAAATTTTTGGTTTTATTCCTGTTTTTTCTAAGATAATTTCTTCTATTTTTGAGGCATATTTTGTTTGGATAAATTTGGCAATAAACTCGTTTGTAGTGTTAAAAACAACAAAGTCAGGTTTTGAATTTTTTTCATTAATAGTTAAATTTTTTATGTATTTATTAAACTCATTTGGTAAAATATATTTTTGGAGTTCGTTAAAAACTTCATTTTGTAAAAAAAACAAATTTATCCTTTTTAAATTTTATAAGTAATATTTTACCAAATTTTAATAAAAAAAGGGTTAAATTTGATATAAAAAATACAATTTTCACTATGTGAATAGCGTGTGAACAAGTGTTGAAAAGGATGTGATTGAAAATTTTAGGAATTGATCCAGGAACTAGAAATTGTGGATATGCAATAGTGGAAAAAAATGGCGTGAATGTAAATTTAATAGAAGCTGGATTAATTAAGATAAAACCATCAACTTTAAATTATCAAATAACTGAACTTTGCGAAGGGCTTGATTTAGTTTTTAAAAATCATGAAATTAATGAAGTTGCAATGGAAGATATTTTCTTTGCTTATAATCCAAAAACTGTTTTAAAACTTGCTCAATTTCGCGGAGCGATAAGCCTTAGAATTTTACAACTTCATGGAGAATTTTACGAATATACACCTTTGCAAGTAAAAAAAAGTGTTACTGGAAAGGCAAAAGCAGCAAAAGAACAAGTTGCTTTTATGGTTAAAAAAATACTTGGAATTAAAAAAGAGATAAAGCCACTTGATATAACTGATGCTATTGCTGTTGCTTTAACTCATGCAAATAATATAAAATTTAAAAATAAATTGTATTAATTTTTAAAAAAAACGGAGAAAAAATGAGTGAATTAATTGTGGCTTTGGATATGCAAAATTTAGATGATGTTAAAAACATAGTAAAAGAATTTGATAAAAAAGTTGATTTTTATAAAGTTGGAATGGAACTTTTTTATAGTGAAGGAAAAAGAGCAATTGAGTATTTAAAAAATGAAAATAAAAAAGTTTTTTTAGATTTAAAACTTCATGATATCCCAAATACTGTCTCAAAAGGGCTTATTTCTTTAGCTAATTTAAATGTAGATATTTTAAATGTTCACGCAAGTGGTGGATTTAGTATGATGAAATTTGCAAATGAGAGTTTAAAAGAGTTTTGTTATAAAAAAAATTTAATTACTCCAAAATTAATTGCAGTAACAATTTTAACGAGTATTGGTGATGAAGATTATGAAAAAATTGGATATAAATATGATGTAAAAAATCAAGTATTAAATTTAGCAAAACTGACTAAAAAAGCTGGGCTTGATGGTGTTGTAGCCTCTGTTTTGGAGGCGAATTTAATAAAACAAAATTTAGGAGAAAATTTTTTAATAATAACTCCTGGCATTCGTCCAAATTTTGCAAATATAAATGATCAAAACCGCATAGCTTCGCCAAGTGAAGCTATTAAAAATGGATCAACACATTTGGTTATTGGAAGAGCATTAACTTTGGCAAATGATAGATTAAAAGCTTTAGAAGAAATTTTAAAAGAAATGGAGATTTAAGATGGGAAATTTAGATAAAAATTTAATGAGTGAATCTGAAATAAAAGATATTTTTATAAAAACAGGTGCAATTTTACACGGGCATTTTTTACTTACTTCTGGACTTCATAGTGATACTTATATAGAAAAATTTAGTGTTTTAAAACATCCTAAATTTACAGAAATTTTATGTAAAGAAATGGCAAAAAGATATATAAATGATAATGTTGAGTTGGTTATTGGTCCAATGACAGGTGGAATTTTACTAGCTCATGAAGTTGGAAAAGCTTTAAATACTGAGGC
Coding sequences:
- a CDS encoding EAL domain-containing protein translates to MTRLFSEEKERSKRFVLSLKIAFPLVLVLIILIFLMFSENNYDWKDTILFVILIVCYVYYVVYFIYFAFQNTTLDQVSNVFNRKEILKLISKELRKDSQKNIALVNINNIQDINFRYGYKNGDKLLKEFVLELADFFKKNGFKDIPIGRHSGGNFLFVIDCKTPQLNYYLKTFERKLSNQGINNIEVKIKFATVETNYDKAWENVINYLFSKILYSQNEEEIEVIKLDALDEFVCHAIDNSKFELKAQTIKSMKNDKDIINLSINLVLKDVGNVTKLKVMEIATRNNYEIKYDLKVIEFIANNFNFKKFNSKVMIEISPVSLRNADFKNEIHRLITNKIIDPSKIIFEIYEKDSYNEMLRFSEIIEQFREYGFEIAMNQFLGNNASFEYFKYLNFGYLIYDLEVNKRFNEERMRNIFDMINENASKFNLKTIIRFVDKNSFYEKLKETKIDYIQGFCIDKPKVVS
- the gyrB gene encoding DNA topoisomerase (ATP-hydrolyzing) subunit B, producing the protein MFEHYDAGNIKVLKGLEAVRKRPGMYIGDTNIGGLHHLIYEVVDNSIDEAMAGFCDDIEVEITNEGSVIISDNGRGIPVDIHPTEKIPAATVVLTVLHAGGKFDKDSYKVSGGLHGVGISVVNALSKKLILTIKKDGNVYRQEFAKGIPTTNLEIIKTTNRTGTTIEFWPDETIFETTNFEKKILMTRFKELAYLNPKIVINLKDQRDGSKEKFHFEGGLDQFVNDLNKKDVVAKSVFFSESVEDLEIDFALLYNTSYEEKLFSFVNNIKTPEGGTHEAGFRGGLTRAITTYITENASAREKDMKILGEDVREGLIAIISVKVPEPQFEGQTKGKLGSSYVRPLVQKMVFENLAKYFEENPNEAKAIMAKALMAARGREAAKRARDLTRKKDNFSVGTLPGKLADCQSKDPEISEIYLVEGDSAGGSAKQGRDRVFQAILPLRGKILNVEKARIERILSSEEIKNMITAFGCGIGEEFDIEKLRYHKIIVMTDADVDGSHIQTLLLTFFFRFLKPLVEGGYIYLAQPPLFRYKKGKKEIYLKDEKALNEFLIETGIEGVNFEGIGNKDLISYLKLVARYRSLLNELQKRYSVITAIRYMIENEDLAGYENDKIYEILKKYLESKGYNILNAYVNEKSVQIYVQTESGLEEIVIDDNLFENYIFEEAIYVYRQISQREFDFGRDFIEVLDEIEINAKKGAYIQRYKGLGEMNPEQLWETTMSPENRNLLQIKIEDAQSASDTFNLFMGDEVEPRREYIQNHAKDVKNLDI
- the dnaN gene encoding DNA polymerase III subunit beta yields the protein MKIVIQKNLLNNALINLVAFTEKKDASAVTSNILITAKENILNLKATDFEIGLCINIKEVNIQVDGISCVNGNLLLNILKGLKDGEIILEIMNNFLFIRQNRSKFKLPLSNPENFPSFEDIDNKKSFNINSLNFARSLKKIFPTIDVNNPQYSLNGALIDIKENYINLVGTDTKRLGLYKINLNQNLENNQIIIPKKAINEIQKLFFEDVKIYYDENILIAKNENFEFFTKLINKKFPNYEKVIPTDFSQSIMLPRDKFLEGMKTIGIICDKMQITIKPNSILFESISENNSEAKTEIDFENNLSEDIILRVTNKFIFDFLNNIEETEFKLDYKSTGSAFVLSSNEFISVIMPTII
- the dnaA gene encoding chromosomal replication initiator protein DnaA; this encodes MFFLQNEVFNELQKYILPNEFNKYIKNLTINEKNSKPDFVVFNTTNEFIAKFIQTKYASKIEEIILEKTGIKPKILITSKKDNVQKEKNIKNSVKNEKKLSSTILIESYKFDNFIVGESNRFAYTCSKFVAQNPGADYNPLFIYGPSGLGKTHLLQSIGNYCIENGKVVICITSEQFKNDFTFHIRNSSMDKFRQKYRKPDVLLVDDIQFLGNTDKIQEEFFNTFNELKQAGGQIVMISDKPPKFLKGFEERLISRFISGIIADVAPPELETKIEIIRKKSQDNKIILDNKIIEYIATNMGDNIREIESAINKLNAFSTLMRTEITLDFTKNVLQDQIRENKENINLEDVIKTLSKELNIKPSDIKSKSRKKNIVEARRIGIFLSKKLTLNSMPAIAGFFGLKDHSAVSHNIKKINELIESDEFLKIRVEELENKILKGKNSE
- the ruvC gene encoding crossover junction endodeoxyribonuclease RuvC is translated as MKILGIDPGTRNCGYAIVEKNGVNVNLIEAGLIKIKPSTLNYQITELCEGLDLVFKNHEINEVAMEDIFFAYNPKTVLKLAQFRGAISLRILQLHGEFYEYTPLQVKKSVTGKAKAAKEQVAFMVKKILGIKKEIKPLDITDAIAVALTHANNIKFKNKLY
- the pyrF gene encoding orotidine-5'-phosphate decarboxylase; amino-acid sequence: MSELIVALDMQNLDDVKNIVKEFDKKVDFYKVGMELFYSEGKRAIEYLKNENKKVFLDLKLHDIPNTVSKGLISLANLNVDILNVHASGGFSMMKFANESLKEFCYKKNLITPKLIAVTILTSIGDEDYEKIGYKYDVKNQVLNLAKLTKKAGLDGVVASVLEANLIKQNLGENFLIITPGIRPNFANINDQNRIASPSEAIKNGSTHLVIGRALTLANDRLKALEEILKEMEI